Proteins encoded by one window of Asterias rubens chromosome 18, eAstRub1.3, whole genome shotgun sequence:
- the LOC117302662 gene encoding sulfotransferase 1A1-like yields the protein MAGPTPHSDEVLYLHKGIPFDERFVPMNSWNAIERFQARPNDIIINTFPRSGTHWLRRIVEIIMDYPATPVVDMVIMEITMPGSAKPVYKELQQLRTDRPRVIVTHLPLTLFPKSLLETDGVKIIYCMRNFLDVVASSFEYGKKSLIMTDVLDYSKFVKFYADGKCMFGDWAEHIKLMWARREEKNTLVIKYEELKTDFEQTTRAIGDFLGRPLSSDKLRQLDEGSSLERMRADQEDGGEWVKYTKPVQKGEVSFGRGLYSDKDFALLKKYVDESLAGTGIHFPTGDDIN from the exons ATGGCCGGTCCCACTCCTCATTCCGATGAGGTATTGTACCTTCATAAAGGTATTCCTTTTGACGAAAGATTCGTCCCGATGAATAGCTGGAATGCCATCGAGAGGTTCCAAGCTCGTCcaaatgacatcatcatcaataCATTTCCAAGAAGCG GAACCCACTGGCTACGGCGAATCGTAGAGATCATTATGGACTATCCCGCGACTCCCGTAGTCGACATGGTTATTATGGAGATCACAATGCCCGGCAGTGCCAAGCCAGTCTACAAAGAGCTTCAACAACTGAGGACAGACAGACCACGGGTTATCGTTACCCATCTACCACTCACGCTCTTCCCAAAATCCCTCTTAGAGACGGATGGTGTTAAG ATAATCTACTGTATGCGGAACTTTTTGGACGTAGTCGCATCTTCGTTCGAGTATGGAAAGAAAAGCTTAATTATGACGGACGTGCTAGACTACTCCAAGTTCGTCAAGTTTTATGCTGACGGCAAAT GTATGTTTGGGGATTGGGCTGAACATATCAAGTTGATGTGGGCtcgaagagaagaaaaaaacactcttgtgaTCAAATACGAGGAACTGAAGACG GATTTCGAACAAACAACTAGAGCTATTGGGGACTTTTTAGGGCGCCCTCTGTCATCAGACAAACTTCGGCAGTTGGATGAAGGTTCCTCTCTCGAACGGATGAGAGCGGACCAGGAAGATGGTGGTGAATGGGTTAAATACACCAAGCCTGTACAAAAAG gTGAGGTAAGTTTTGGAAGAGGGCTGTATTCCGATAAAGATTTCGCTTTATTGAAGAAATATGTGGATGAGTCTCTAGCTGGAACTGGAATTCACTTTCCAACGGGTGACGATATTAATTAA